The Mucilaginibacter yixingensis genome window below encodes:
- a CDS encoding metallophosphoesterase, translating to MAKRLPLILLLFLAGDIYFYQAVTTLSQNPLLHWVYWLLDILLIIGIISITMIRRAGNNAQRLIATLMAVMLMDFIPKIFASPVLLAEDVMRIFRSFPPRNLYISEATLALAGIFFLIILFGLTRGKHFYRVRRETLFFPDLPAAFDGFTITQLSDIHAGSFSDAEGVQKGLDLVNAQKSDVILFTGDLVNNQATEMDRWIPAFSKLKAPMGKFSVLGNHDYGDYIKWETAEAKSANLARLKQIHGEIGFRLLLDETITLKKGEQSISLIGVENWGTGGFHQYGDLKKAAAGVPDDAFKILMSHDPSHWEGVTLDHHQHVHLTLSGHTHGMQFGIELFGFKWSPIKYVYKQWAGLYDNDGRFLYVNRGFGFLGLKGRIGMWPEVAVITLKRKKA from the coding sequence ATGGCTAAAAGGCTTCCTCTGATACTATTGCTCTTCCTGGCGGGCGACATTTATTTTTACCAGGCTGTTACTACACTTTCTCAAAATCCGCTTTTACATTGGGTTTACTGGTTGCTGGATATCTTGCTGATTATAGGCATCATAAGCATTACAATGATACGCCGCGCGGGCAACAACGCACAACGACTGATTGCCACGTTAATGGCGGTAATGCTGATGGATTTCATCCCTAAAATATTTGCTTCACCGGTATTGCTGGCAGAAGATGTTATGCGCATCTTCCGCAGTTTCCCGCCACGAAACCTTTACATAAGCGAAGCTACGCTAGCGCTGGCAGGCATATTCTTCCTGATTATTCTGTTCGGACTCACCCGTGGCAAGCATTTTTACAGGGTAAGACGCGAGACGCTTTTCTTTCCAGATCTGCCAGCGGCGTTTGACGGCTTTACCATCACCCAACTTTCTGACATCCATGCCGGCAGCTTTAGCGATGCCGAAGGTGTGCAAAAAGGGCTTGACCTGGTCAATGCACAAAAAAGCGATGTGATTTTATTTACGGGCGACTTAGTGAACAATCAGGCCACCGAAATGGACCGATGGATTCCGGCTTTTTCTAAACTGAAGGCCCCAATGGGAAAATTCTCGGTACTGGGTAATCATGATTATGGCGATTATATTAAGTGGGAAACCGCGGAAGCTAAAAGTGCAAACCTGGCCCGTCTGAAACAGATACACGGCGAAATTGGCTTCCGTTTGTTGTTAGATGAAACCATCACCCTAAAAAAAGGAGAGCAATCAATCTCATTAATAGGTGTAGAAAACTGGGGCACCGGCGGTTTCCACCAATACGGAGATCTGAAAAAGGCTGCAGCCGGCGTGCCCGACGATGCTTTTAAAATCCTGATGTCGCATGACCCATCGCACTGGGAAGGCGTAACGCTTGATCATCATCAGCATGTACACCTCACTTTATCTGGGCATACCCATGGAATGCAGTTCGGTATTGAGTTGTTTGGCTTTAAATGGAGCCCCATTAAATATGTATACAAGCAATGGGCGGGGCTTTATGATAACGACGGACGTTTCTTATACGTTAACCGCGGATTTGGTTTTCTGGGATTAAAAGGCCGCATTGGCATGTGGCCAGAAGTTGCGGTAATTACTTTGAAGCGTAAAAAAGCCTAA